From Anopheles coluzzii chromosome 3, AcolN3, whole genome shotgun sequence, the proteins below share one genomic window:
- the LOC120954972 gene encoding vesicular inhibitory amino acid transporter, with translation MSFLNNLRSVPLPPVKNMLNVALQTARQTIPAKQKQNGYEEQAGDNFGDAAGGAGGMRSPPQVPPRPQNVHFAETDAAGDTGGTTEMNPLNPFTNPKAYYQEEGTDQPGTNQYQETGFNQGDFENGYQAGGYPPRQGSVQSFGSDSTFAGGCEGEAPGGAKINEYQAAWNVTNAIQGMFIVSLPFAVLRGGYWAIIAMVGIAHICCYTGKILVMCLYEPDPQTGEPVRVRDSYVSIAKVCFGKKIGARVVSIAQIIELLMTCILYVVVCGDLMAGSFPDGALDTRSWMMLCGIFLLPLAFLKSLHHVSLLSFWCTMAHLLINAIIVGYCLLEIGDWGWSKVKWRMDFENFPISLGVIVFSYTSQIFLPTLEGNMEDRSKFNWMLDWSHIAAAAFKALFGYICFLTFQNDTQQVITNNLHSPGFKGLVNFCLVIKAILSYPLPYFAACELLERAFFRGKPKTMFPVVWELDGELKVWGLAWRLTVILGTIMMAIFIPHFSILMGFIGSFTGTMLSFIWPCYFHLKLKGHLLDQKQRAYNYFIIFLGVLFCVVGIYDSGTALIHAFEIGLPF, from the exons ATGTCATTCCTTAACAATTTACGCTCGGTGCCGCTACCACCGGTGAAAAATATGCTCAACGTGGCCCTGCAAACGGCACGCCAAACGATTCCGGCCAAGCAGAAACAGAACGGCTACGAGGAGCAGGCCGGTGACAACTTCGGCGATGCTGCTGGCGGCGCTGGTGGTATGCGATCGCCACCGCAAGTCCCCCCAAGACCACAGAACGTTCATTTCGCTGAAACGGACG CCGCGGGTGACACTGGTGGAACGACAGAGATGAACCCACTGAATCCGTTCACAAATCCGAAGGCCTACTATCAGGAGGAGGGAACGGATCAGCCCGGTACGAACCAGTACCAAGAGACGGGATTCAATCAGGGTGATTTCGAAAATGGTTACCAAGCGGGCGGCTACCCACCAAG ACAGGGCAGTGTGCAGTCATTTGGTTCGGACAGTACCTTTGCCGGAGGTTGCGAAGGAGAAGCTCCCGGTGGGGCAAAGATCAATGAGTATCAGGCGGCCTGGAACGTGACCAACGCAATTCAG GGAATGTTCATCGTGTCGCTACCGTTCGCCGTACTGCGCGGCGGCTACTGGGCAATCATCGCCATGGTCGGCATCGCGCACATTTGCTGCTACACCGGCAAGATACTCGTCATGTGTCTGTACGAGCCGGATCCGCAGACGGGCGAACCGGTACGGGTGCGGGACAGCTACGTATCGATCGCGAAGGTGTGCTTCGGCAAGAAGATTGGCGCACGAGTCGTCAGCATAGCGCAGATCATCGAACTGCTGATGACCTGCATCCTGTACGTGGTGGTGTGCGGCGATCTGATGGCGGGTTCGTTCCCGGACGGAGCGCTCGACACCCGCTCCTGGATGATGCTGTGCGGTATCTTTCTGCTGCCGCTCGCGTTCCTGAAGTCGCTGCACCACGTGTCGCTGCTGTCGTTCTGGTGCACCATGGCTCATCTGCTGATCAACGCGATCATCGTCGGCTACTGCCTGCTGGAGATCGGCGACTGGGGCTGGAGTAAGGTCAAGTGGCGAATGGACTTTGAGAACTTTCCAATCTCACTTGGTGTTATTGTCTTCTCCTACACGTCGCAAATCTTCCTGCCCACGCTCGAGGGCAACATGGAGGATCGGTCCAAGTTCAACTGGATGCTCGACTGGTCGCACATTGCGGCGGCCGCGTTCAAGGCACTGTTCGGGTACATCTGCTTCCTGACGTTCCAGAACGATACGCAGCAGGTGATCACGAACAATCTGCACTCGCCCGGGTTCAAGGGTCTGGTGAACTTCTGTCTGGTGATTAAGGCCATCCTCAGCTACCCGCTGCCGTACTTTGCCGCCTGCGAGCTGCTCGAGCGGGCATTCTTCCGCGGCAAGCCGAAAACGATGTTCCCCGTCGTTTGGGAGCTAGACGGGGAGCTGAAGGTATGGGGTCTGGCCTGGCGTTTGACCGTCATTCTCGGCACCATCATGATGGCCATCTTCATTCCCCACTTTTCGATTCTGATGGGCTTCATCGGCAGCTTCACTGGCACGATGTTAAGCTTCATCTGGCCCTGCTACTTCCATCTCAAGCTGAAGGGACATCTGCTAGATCAGAAGCAGCGGGCTTACAACTATTTCATCATCTTTCTCGGTGTGCTGTTCTGTGTGGTCGGTATCTACGACTCGGGCACGGCGCTGATTCATGCCTTCGAGATCGGTTTGCCGTTCTAA
- the LOC120954973 gene encoding m7GpppN-mRNA hydrolase, with translation MATKSPVSVAQTAAAVASTAAVASGQKGKQNGSLNISCDILDDLASRFIINVPVEERENLIRICFQMELAHWFYLDFYCAENKHKCGIKQFAQQMFKHVPFLQPHWPNVDTVLEDWKQYKLTVPTYGAILLSEDLKHVLLVQSFWAKSSWGFPKGKINENEEPVNCAIREVYEETGYDIRKLIRPTEYIEVIVNYQFTRLYLVPGVPLATVFVPKTRNEIKCCEWFPVDVLPVTKHDSIVKDNHNLTGNSFFMILPFVKRLKRWLESFPSGGKAAKGAAGKGILAQASNSPVFGRESTGKQKIYFENNIVGSGNKQQQQQQGQKQRQRHKSMGELEQQPQQPIQILQRGKANAAAGTPNVANRSQQKQQQQQQQQQQPREDAYQSNQRAASVVSESYRDFSLGVADESSAMKKKFNQTLPTSAQPLSANVGRGGQNVAAGGGERLVKSQTKRKLFANETAPAKVETENRKEQQQQQQGKEAKKKAAETDDESFLEYLLQEARYDRFRNGVYQWTHFQLEHSTFLFQPILPS, from the exons ATGGCAACAAAAAGCCCGGTGAGTGTGGCCCAAACCGCGGCTGCGGTGGCGTCGACGGCGGCAGTGGCCTCGGGCCAGAAAGGCAAGCAGAACGGTTCGCTCAACATTTCGTGCGACATTCTGGACGATCTCGCCAGCCGGTTCATCATCAATGTGCCGGTGGAGGAGCGGGAAAATTTGATCCGCATCTGCTTCCAGATGGAGCTGGCCCACTGGTTCTATTTGGATTTCTATTGCGCCGAGAACAAGCACAAGTGTGGCATCAAACAGTTCGCGCAGCAAATGTTTAAG CATGTGCCGTTCCTGCAGCCGCACTGGCCAAACGTGGACACGGTGCTGGAGGACTGGAAGCAGTACAAGTTGACCGTACCGACGTACGGTGCGATACTGCTGTCCGAGGACCTGAAGcacgtgctgctggtgcaatCGTTCTGGGCGAAATCGTCGTGGGGCTTCCCCAAGGGCAAGATCAACGAAAACGAGGAACCGGTCAACTGTGCGATACGCGAGGTGTACGAGGAGACGGGCTACGACATCCGCAAGCTGATCCGGCCGACCGAGTACATCGAGGTGATCGTAAACTATCAGTTCACCCGGCTTTACCTCGTGCCGGGCGTACCGCTGGCCACAGTGTTTGTACCGAAAACGCGCAATGAAATCAAGTGCTGCGAATGGTTTCCGGTGGACGTGCTGCCCGTCACCAAGCACGACAGCATCGTGAAGGACAACCACAACCTGACCGGCAACTCGTTCTTTATGATATTGCCGTTCGTGAAGCGGCTGAAACGGTGGCTCGAATCGTTCCCGTCCGGCGGGAAGGCGGCCAAGGGAGCGGCCGGCAAGGGCATACTGGCGCAGGCAAGCAACTCACCCGTGTTTGGACGCGAATCGACCGGCAAGCAGAAAATCTACTTCGAAAACAATATCGTTGGCAGTggaaacaaacagcaacagcagcaacaaggaCAGAAACAACGGCAGAGGCACAAATCAATGGGAGAGCTGGAacagcaaccgcaacagccGATACAAATACTGCAACGTGGGAAGGCGAATGCTGCTGCAGGTACGCCGAACGTTGCCAACCGTTCGCAAcagaagcaacaacagcagcaacagcaacaacagcagccacGCGAAGATGCCTACCAATCAAATCAGCGGGCTGCCAGTGTAGTCAGCGAGAGCTACCGGGACTTTTCGCTCGGTGTCGCCGATGAGTCGTCCGCGATGAAGAAGAAGTTCAACCAAACGCTACCCACCTCTGCCCAACCTTTGTCAGCAAATGTGGGCCGAGGTGGACAgaatgttgctgctggtggtggtgagcgGCTGGTCAAGAGTCAGACGAAGAGAAAACTGTTCGCCAACGAGACCGCACCGGCCAAAGTGGAGACAGAGAATCgaaaagagcagcagcagcagcagcaggggaaGGAGGCGAAGAAAAAGGCAGCGGAAACGGATGACGAATCGTTTCTCGAGTATCTGCTCCAGGAGGCGCGCTACGACCGTTTCCGGAATGGCGTGTATCAGTGGACCCATTTCCAGCTTGAACattcaacatttttatttcaacctATATTACCTTCCTAG
- the LOC120954974 gene encoding BSD domain-containing protein 1-like, which translates to MADKSPSDETVVGPSDVPTTPTKGKVSAEVPLSPTGSTASASSSSWWGSWIDTARTKSASVLEAVKNDLTELTTVVKTEASSATEALGRSLHLGEPDSAVGAMKKSFSSFLGQVTEALVPSLEEDEETEAVLITADGTLTLTGFYKHLAELQANDDTYLEEPADELREKYKRWMEVVEQEQFTEPRLAKHLASSTILNEKYVALVPAKIAHMNFWKRYLFKKALLEDAIANAELAERKAKAAVNSTETCAPNKTIVQTDQPRRTTIEEATEPEETPSYPIADDLAWAEVPEFDATNIELSEEEQARLLEEYEQEIREREKSLTTSVGKLDLVDESLLIQSDIEGTPQKTQKAPTQPDTKGKATTTTTSAAAAAAAGGKRDKTTNNQKQQPNKSQQQGKAASATGKSVNNKQQQQQQQQTNAGKKGAQQQQQQTATGGGKGKKDQLKMDKNHFTKDAEASSSNSDESWEKEFELE; encoded by the exons atGGCAGATAAAAG TCCAAGCGATGAGACGGTCGTCGGCCCGTCGGATGTACCGACTACCCCTACCAAGGGGAAGGTGAGCGCGGAGGTACCGTTAAGCCCTACCGGAAGCACCGCCTCGGCCAGCTCGTCCAGCTGGTGGGGCTCGTGGATTGACACGGCCCGTACAAAG TCTGCATCAGTGCTGGAGGCGGTAAAAAATGACTTGACAGAGCTAACGACGGTTGTTAAGACGGAAGCTTCGAGCGCTACCGAAGCGCTGGGTCGTTCACTGCATCTCGGCGAACCGGACTCGGCCGTCGGTGCGATGAAGAaaagcttcagcagcttcctCGGCCAGGTGACGGAAGCGCTCGTCCCATCGctcgaggaggacgaggagacGGAGGCGGTACTGATAACGGCGGACGGCACGCTCACGCTGACCGGGTTCTACAAGCATCTGGCCGAGCTGCAGGCCAACGACGACACCTACCTGGAGGAGCCGGCGGACGAGCTGCGGGAGAAGTACAAGCGCTGGATGGAGGTGGTCGAGCAGGAGCAGTTTACGGAGCCGCGGCTGGCGAAGCATCTGGCCAGCAGCACGATACTGAACGAGAAGTATGTCGCCCTGGTGCCTGCCAAGATTGCTCACATGAACTTCTGGAAACG CTATCTCTTCAAGAAAGCGCTACTGGAGGATGCGATTGCCAACGCAGAGCTGGCCGAACGGAAGGCAAAGGCGGCCGTAAACTCTACGGAAACGTGCGCACCGAACAAAACGATCGTGCAAACGGACCAACCAAGACGAACGACGATCGAGGAAG CAACCGAACCGGAGGAAACACCGTCCTACCCGATCGCCGACGATCTCGCGTGGGCCGAGGTGCCCGAGTTTGACGCCACCAACATCGAGCTGTCCGAGGAGGAGCAGGCCCGGCTGCTCGAGGAGTACGAGCAGGAGATACGGGAGCGCGAAAAGTCGCTCACGACCAGCGTGGGCAAGCTGGACCTGGTGGACGAATCGCTGCTGATACAGTCCGACATTGAGGGTACGCCGCAGAAAACGCAGAAAGCGCCCACGCAGCCCGACACCAAGGGGAaagcaacgacgacgacgacgtcggcagcagcagcagcagcagccggtggAAAGAGAGACAAGACAACGAATAACCAAAAACAGCAGCCAAACAAGTCTCAGCAGCAGGGTAAGGCGGCAAGTGCCACCGGAAAGAGTGTAaataacaaacagcagcagcaacagcaacagcagacaaACGCGGGCAAGAAGGgcgcacaacagcagcaacagcaaacggCGACCGGTGGCGGCAAGGGCAAGAAGGATCAGCTCAAGATGGACAAGAACCACTTCACGAAGGACGCGGAAGCGTCGTCCTCCAACTCGGACGAAAGCTGGGAGAAGGAGTTCGAGCTGGAATGA